The Marinilabiliales bacterium genomic interval AAAAAATATCCATACTTCATCTTGCATCAACAGTTGCTGTTATTGCCATAATACTTATCGGACTTGCGCTGGCAGGATTGTCTTGCTATCGTCAGGGACTTTTCGGACTCTTGTGTGCTTCTGCACTTTTTGTAATGAGCCACGACAAGCTGCGGGACTTTTCATTTACCGCCTGGGTGCTGGTTTGTGTAGGTTTTGCCCTTGCCTGGCCCCAATCCCTTCATGAGTGGGGTGGTTTTGAACTTCCCCTGCTGATAGTGCCACTGACGCAACTGATAATGTTCGGTATGGGCACCACCCTCAGCCTGAAGGATTTTTCGGGTATCCTCGTGGCTCCGTGGCCTGTTATGCTGGGCGTAGTACTGCAATTCGGGGTCATGCCGGTCATAGGTTTTGCAGTGGCACTGTCACTGGGCTTTGAGGGTGAGCTGGCAGCCGGTATTGTGCTCATAGGCTCGGTTTCGGGAGGGGTTGCATCAAACCTGATGGCATTCATTGCAGGGGCCAACGTTGCGTTATCGGTCACAATGACAGTTGTTTCAACTTTTGTAGCACCGCTGATGACACCATTGCTCATGGGTCTTTTTGCCGGACGGTTTATACCAATCGACACACTGGCAATGATGATAGGGGTGATCAATATAATTGTGATACCGGTTGTTGCCGGATTACTTGCCCATGCGGTACTCTACAGCAGAAGGCCGTGGGCTGTGTCTGCCGGTTATCTTTTACTTGTGGCGCTTGTTTCTGCCCTTGTTGCAGCCTCCTCTTTAGCAGCAGATCCAGAAGTTTTCGGAATTTTTGCCCCGTTGCGGAACGGACTTGTACTGGGCGGGTCGCTTTTATCGGTTGTGGCTTTGTCAAAGATCATTGTCAGCGTATGGCTCGGGAGGCCGAATACCTGGATAGACAAAGCGTTGCCTGTGGTATCAATGGCGGGGATATGTGCAATACTTGCCATTATCATCGCACAGACCCACGACGTGCTTTTGGAAGCGGGACTTCTGCTGGTTCTTGCCGCTGTTGTGCACAATCTTTCCGGATACGGACTGGGTTACTGGGGAGCAAGGGGCTTCGGTTCATTGCTTGGCAGGTTGGGTTACAAAATGGGCTTTAGGGATACGGACACTCCGCTTATCGATGAGGCCGCTTGTCGTACAGTTGCCTTCGAGGTAGGCATGCAGAACGGGGGTATGGCAACGGG includes:
- a CDS encoding bile acid:sodium symporter family protein translates to MATGKKISILHLASTVAVIAIILIGLALAGLSCYRQGLFGLLCASALFVMSHDKLRDFSFTAWVLVCVGFALAWPQSLHEWGGFELPLLIVPLTQLIMFGMGTTLSLKDFSGILVAPWPVMLGVVLQFGVMPVIGFAVALSLGFEGELAAGIVLIGSVSGGVASNLMAFIAGANVALSVTMTVVSTFVAPLMTPLLMGLFAGRFIPIDTLAMMIGVINIIVIPVVAGLLAHAVLYSRRPWAVSAGYLLLVALVSALVAASSLAADPEVFGIFAPLRNGLVLGGSLLSVVALSKIIVSVWLGRPNTWIDKALPVVSMAGICAILAIIIAQTHDVLLEAGLLLVLAAVVHNLSGYGLGYWGARGFGSLLGRLGYKMGFRDTDTPLIDEAACRTVAFEVGMQNGGMATGLAMDVLKSHVAALPPNLFGTWMNISGSVLANWWKRQPKVR